Proteins encoded together in one Kutzneria kofuensis window:
- a CDS encoding non-heme iron oxygenase ferredoxin subunit, translated as MSQAIRVCALSELDDNKPFAVEVGDVPVVLVRDGDEVHALRNECSHAFLKLSDGEVTEGEIECWMHGACFDLRTGEPTAPPALEPVAVYAVRIDGDDVFVDPSTRLN; from the coding sequence ATGTCGCAAGCGATCAGAGTGTGTGCACTGTCCGAACTGGACGACAACAAGCCGTTCGCCGTCGAGGTCGGTGACGTGCCGGTCGTGCTGGTGCGCGACGGCGACGAGGTGCACGCCCTGCGCAACGAGTGCTCGCACGCCTTCCTGAAGCTGTCGGACGGCGAGGTCACCGAGGGCGAGATCGAGTGCTGGATGCACGGGGCGTGCTTCGACCTGCGCACCGGCGAGCCGACCGCGCCGCCGGCGCTGGAGCCGGTCGCCGTCTACGCGGTGCGGATCGACGGCGACGACGTGTTCGTGGACCCGAGCACCAGGCTGAACTGA
- a CDS encoding nuclear transport factor 2 family protein, with product MKHAGRVGPAVGLSATVLAAALLATGCGAPASNAADTPKGDDRGDITQLIYKFYDNMEKNQYDKEKDVLADGVTVKNPGGGVTTGADKVIANASAAAKNEDRTQHVVTNVIVDVNGDKATAQADVDQLFGSSKTPQGKLAPEPTMRLSSKMHFEATRTANGWRVSHIEGDLLWAVQK from the coding sequence ATGAAGCATGCAGGCAGAGTCGGTCCGGCGGTCGGGCTGTCGGCGACCGTCCTGGCCGCCGCCCTCCTCGCGACGGGCTGCGGCGCCCCGGCGAGCAACGCCGCGGACACCCCCAAGGGCGACGACCGCGGCGACATCACGCAGCTGATCTACAAGTTCTACGACAACATGGAGAAGAACCAGTACGACAAGGAAAAGGACGTGCTGGCCGACGGGGTGACCGTCAAGAACCCCGGCGGCGGCGTGACCACCGGCGCGGACAAGGTCATCGCCAACGCGTCGGCGGCGGCCAAGAACGAGGACCGGACCCAGCACGTCGTCACCAACGTCATCGTCGACGTCAACGGCGACAAGGCCACCGCGCAGGCGGACGTGGACCAGCTCTTCGGCAGCAGCAAGACCCCGCAGGGCAAGCTCGCCCCGGAGCCCACCATGCGGCTCAGCTCGAAGATGCACTTCGAGGCGACCCGCACGGCCAACGGCTGGCGCGTGTCGCACATCGAGGGCGACCTGCTGTGGGCCGTCCAGAAGTAA
- a CDS encoding methyltransferase domain-containing protein → MTKPTPFKVGEAYDSFADLLDQLWGANLHHGFWSGDPDESFDDATTRLTDKLTALLAAKPGDRLLDIGCGNGEPAIRLATAHGISGVGISIAPGQIDRANERAAAAGLADRLSFQVADAMDMPFPDESFDLVWALESLHHMPDRWHVVREAARVLRPGGRLALGDFFLRSVDGRPADASSCELVSMGALKLVELDEYQDQLRAAGLEPDGVEDVSDGTRPSWGKAAERFEAAREAAEHHIGPEQFQTTLRRFRQFSDEPSVGYVLLTARKPA, encoded by the coding sequence GTGACGAAGCCGACACCGTTCAAGGTTGGCGAGGCCTACGACAGCTTCGCGGACCTGCTCGACCAGCTCTGGGGCGCGAACCTGCACCACGGCTTCTGGAGCGGCGATCCCGACGAGTCGTTCGACGACGCCACCACCCGGCTGACCGACAAGCTGACCGCCCTGCTGGCCGCCAAGCCGGGGGACCGCCTGCTCGACATCGGTTGCGGCAACGGCGAACCGGCCATCCGGCTGGCCACCGCGCACGGCATCTCGGGCGTGGGCATCTCGATCGCCCCGGGCCAGATCGACCGGGCCAACGAGCGGGCGGCCGCGGCCGGCCTGGCCGACCGGCTGTCGTTCCAGGTCGCCGACGCGATGGACATGCCGTTCCCGGACGAGTCGTTCGACCTCGTGTGGGCGTTGGAGTCCTTGCACCACATGCCCGATCGCTGGCACGTGGTCCGCGAGGCGGCCCGGGTGCTGCGGCCCGGCGGCCGGCTCGCGCTCGGCGACTTCTTTCTGCGCAGTGTCGACGGCCGCCCGGCCGACGCCTCCAGCTGCGAGCTGGTGTCGATGGGCGCGCTCAAGCTCGTCGAGCTCGACGAGTACCAGGACCAGCTGCGCGCGGCCGGCCTGGAGCCCGACGGCGTCGAGGACGTCAGCGACGGCACGCGGCCGTCGTGGGGCAAGGCGGCCGAGCGGTTCGAGGCGGCCCGCGAGGCGGCCGAGCACCACATCGGCCCGGAGCAGTTCCAGACCACGCTGCGCCGGTTCCGCCAGTTCAGCGACGAGCCGTCGGTGGGCTATGTCCTGCTGACCGCCCGCAAGCCGGCCTGA
- a CDS encoding cytochrome P450 translates to MAAVADTWGAPRSLFWLHGERPAAPVSFDEASKVWNVYGHADALRILNDPATYSSEVQRKIPIDDRLNEGNLLRMDGVPHAKLRKIVSRVFTPKVVAGLEPRIAAVTAELLDGLAGRDKFDLIEELAYPLPVIVIAELLGVPAEDRPLFKQWVDMMFHGREEIFIEADGDEKVVMNGAEEVLRYIAEHVAKRRENPGEDLLSKLVEAEVDGERLSESEIVNFGFVLLLTGHITTTMLLGNAVLCLDTYPYWQEQVRENPELIPAVIEESLRLLPPFSAVSRLTNEEVELSGQRIPANELVMVWLAAANRDEEAFPEPDTFNPARDPNNHLSFGRGVHFCLGAPLARLEGRIALEILLDRYPFLCTDPEDPPVFRPLPIMSGIDKLPLLVDTE, encoded by the coding sequence ATGGCCGCAGTTGCCGACACCTGGGGTGCTCCCCGATCGCTGTTCTGGCTGCACGGGGAGCGGCCGGCCGCGCCGGTCTCCTTCGACGAGGCGTCCAAGGTGTGGAACGTCTACGGCCATGCCGACGCGCTGCGGATCCTCAACGATCCGGCCACCTACTCCTCCGAGGTGCAGCGCAAGATCCCCATCGACGACCGGCTCAACGAGGGCAACCTGCTGCGCATGGACGGCGTGCCGCACGCCAAGCTGCGCAAGATCGTCAGCCGGGTCTTCACGCCGAAGGTGGTGGCGGGGCTCGAACCGCGGATCGCCGCGGTCACGGCCGAGCTGCTGGACGGCCTGGCCGGCCGGGACAAGTTCGACCTGATCGAGGAGCTGGCCTACCCGCTGCCGGTCATCGTCATCGCCGAGCTCCTGGGGGTGCCCGCCGAGGACCGACCGCTGTTCAAGCAGTGGGTGGACATGATGTTCCACGGCCGCGAGGAGATCTTCATCGAGGCCGACGGCGACGAGAAGGTCGTCATGAACGGGGCCGAGGAGGTCCTGCGCTACATCGCCGAGCACGTGGCGAAGCGCCGGGAGAACCCGGGCGAGGACCTGCTGTCCAAGCTCGTCGAGGCCGAGGTGGACGGCGAGCGCCTGTCCGAGAGCGAGATCGTCAACTTCGGCTTCGTGCTGCTGCTCACCGGCCACATCACCACGACCATGTTGCTGGGCAACGCGGTGCTGTGCCTGGACACCTATCCGTACTGGCAGGAGCAGGTGCGCGAGAACCCCGAGCTCATCCCGGCGGTCATCGAGGAGTCCCTGCGGCTGCTGCCGCCGTTCTCCGCCGTCTCCCGGCTCACCAACGAGGAGGTGGAGCTGAGCGGGCAGCGCATTCCCGCCAACGAGCTGGTGATGGTGTGGCTGGCGGCGGCCAACCGGGACGAGGAGGCGTTTCCCGAACCCGACACCTTCAACCCGGCGCGCGACCCCAACAACCACCTCTCCTTCGGCCGCGGCGTCCACTTCTGCCTCGGCGCCCCGCTGGCCCGGCTGGAGGGCCGCATCGCGCTGGAGATCCTGCTGGACCGCTACCCGTTCCTGTGCACCGATCCGGAGGACCCGCCGGTGTTCCGGCCGCTGCCGATCATGAGCGGCATCGACAAGCTGCCGCTGCTGGTCGACACGGAGTGA
- a CDS encoding cytochrome P450 family protein, which translates to MDTTSETLDAAAGTCPMAAATTTETCPLDMTDAQLLSDPFRGYSRLREEQRVIRAVYPSSPTPVWLITRYDDVKEMLGDKRFANNPGSVPGANVDNVHHELVEALGLEEKYIKIFTSSLLDADGEDHVRLRRLVSRAFTARRVADMRPRVEEINNWLLDEMERIEAEDNDEDPAGVVDLIEHFAYKFPINVICELIGIPEADRPQWRQWGKDAFSLTPGAQNKPLQGMIDQITELVELRRAEPTGDLLSALIDAHDESGDRLTETELITMVLTLVLAGTENSSQTIGNGTVALLTHPEEKAKLRANPALLPGAIHELMRWCGPLHSTQFRHAVEDVELGGQLIRQGERVMGMLVAANYDPRYFPEPDKLDLSRHADIQRELHVGFGAGLHYCLGAHLAKQEFEVAFSSLLNRYPHMELAVPAEELERQNMPGSWRLRRLPVRLNVSAS; encoded by the coding sequence ATGGACACCACCAGCGAGACCCTGGACGCCGCCGCCGGCACCTGCCCCATGGCCGCCGCCACGACGACCGAGACCTGCCCGCTGGACATGACGGACGCGCAGCTGCTCAGCGACCCGTTCCGGGGCTATTCCAGACTGCGCGAGGAACAACGCGTCATCCGGGCGGTGTATCCCAGCTCGCCCACCCCGGTGTGGCTGATCACCCGCTACGACGACGTCAAGGAGATGTTGGGGGACAAGCGCTTCGCCAACAACCCCGGCAGCGTTCCCGGCGCCAACGTCGACAACGTGCACCACGAGCTGGTCGAGGCCCTTGGCCTGGAAGAGAAGTACATCAAGATCTTCACCAGCAGCCTGCTCGACGCCGACGGCGAGGACCACGTCCGGCTGCGCCGGCTGGTGTCGCGGGCCTTCACCGCGCGGCGGGTCGCCGACATGCGGCCGCGGGTGGAGGAGATCAACAACTGGCTGCTCGACGAGATGGAGCGCATCGAGGCCGAGGACAACGACGAGGATCCGGCCGGCGTGGTCGACCTCATCGAGCACTTCGCCTACAAGTTCCCGATCAACGTCATCTGCGAGCTGATCGGCATTCCCGAGGCCGACCGGCCCCAGTGGCGGCAGTGGGGCAAGGACGCGTTCTCGCTGACGCCGGGGGCGCAGAACAAGCCGCTGCAGGGCATGATCGACCAGATCACCGAGCTGGTCGAGCTGCGCCGGGCCGAGCCGACCGGCGACCTGCTGTCCGCGCTGATCGACGCGCACGACGAGTCCGGCGACCGGCTCACCGAGACCGAGCTGATCACCATGGTGCTGACGCTGGTGCTGGCCGGCACCGAGAACTCGTCGCAGACCATCGGCAACGGCACCGTCGCGCTGCTGACCCACCCCGAGGAGAAGGCCAAGCTGCGCGCCAACCCGGCGCTGCTGCCGGGCGCGATCCACGAGCTGATGCGCTGGTGCGGCCCGCTGCACAGCACCCAGTTCCGGCACGCCGTCGAGGACGTGGAGCTCGGTGGCCAGCTGATCAGGCAGGGCGAGCGGGTGATGGGCATGCTGGTCGCGGCCAACTACGACCCGCGCTACTTCCCGGAGCCCGACAAGCTGGACCTGAGCCGGCACGCCGACATCCAGCGCGAGCTGCACGTCGGTTTCGGCGCCGGCCTGCACTACTGCCTCGGCGCGCACCTGGCCAAGCAGGAGTTCGAGGTGGCGTTCAGCAGCCTGCTCAACCGCTACCCGCACATGGAGCTCGCGGTGCCGGCCGAGGAGTTGGAGCGGCAGAACATGCCCGGCTCGTGGCGGCTGCGTCGGCTGCCCGTCCGGTTGAACGTCTCGGCCTCGTAG